A part of Argonema galeatum A003/A1 genomic DNA contains:
- a CDS encoding glycoside hydrolase family protein: MWLNLLARKGEECRMGRVRSRQPIPSGSSPRRKIPSQKLPPLALRRLLAGSTAAFALMFFLLIWSSFQERQRQLDLTRGLYGTIPLVMKGGDPYIRALMRTISASESNVLEPYAVIYGGEQVGDLSHHPERCVTIVTGPNKGNCSTAAGRYQMLNRTWIKKARRYHPKPSRFLLWTSYSFEPEYQDAVVYGWLSDRQVWGSDISKQLRQGKLKEVLRLLSSTWTSLGYGIETNSMSKKLPKIYQQMLQEELRASG, translated from the coding sequence GTGTGGCTTAATTTATTGGCACGCAAGGGTGAGGAGTGTCGAATGGGTCGAGTGCGATCGCGTCAGCCTATCCCGTCAGGCTCATCGCCACGGCGGAAGATTCCATCACAAAAATTGCCCCCTTTAGCCTTAAGGCGTCTCCTTGCCGGTAGTACTGCTGCTTTTGCGTTGATGTTCTTCCTGCTAATTTGGTCTTCTTTTCAAGAGCGGCAAAGGCAGCTTGACTTGACTAGGGGCTTATATGGCACAATACCGCTGGTGATGAAAGGGGGTGACCCTTATATTCGCGCTTTGATGCGAACCATCTCGGCGAGTGAGTCGAATGTGCTAGAACCTTATGCGGTGATTTACGGAGGGGAACAGGTCGGCGACCTCAGCCATCATCCTGAGCGGTGCGTCACAATTGTTACCGGGCCTAATAAGGGAAATTGTTCGACGGCGGCTGGACGATATCAAATGTTGAATCGAACTTGGATAAAGAAGGCTAGGCGTTATCATCCTAAGCCGTCGCGGTTTTTGTTGTGGACTAGCTACAGTTTTGAGCCGGAGTATCAGGATGCGGTGGTTTATGGTTGGTTGAGCGATCGCCAAGTCTGGGGATCTGATATTTCCAAGCAGCTGCGTCAGGGAAAGTTGAAAGAGGTGTTGCGGCTGCTTTCTAGCACTTGGACGAGTCTGGGATATGGAATCGAAACTAATTCGATGTCTAAAAAGTTACCAAAGATTTATCAGCAGATGCTGCAAGAAGAATTAAGAGCATCTGGGTGA
- a CDS encoding DUF1997 domain-containing protein: MQSQYSENQSLEATEEILDILPNPVDTDELNEPKADELGKTQIEPTRFHGFFEDCMEMYADAQTVAEYLDAHQGWFCRCAHPMKAEPIGENGYALTVGRFGSFGYQVEPKVGLELLPAHEGIYRIRTIPVPDYVAPGYDVDFNATQCLVETTTSDLDEGLVALLGRNAKLTRIEWQLDLVVTIHFPRFIYRLPTSLIQSTGDRLLAQIVRQVNRRLTHKVQQDFHSTLGLPMPHKSKKFAA, translated from the coding sequence ATGCAGTCGCAGTACAGTGAAAATCAATCTTTGGAAGCTACAGAAGAAATTTTGGATATATTGCCCAATCCTGTCGATACTGATGAGTTAAACGAACCAAAAGCAGATGAGCTAGGTAAGACCCAGATCGAGCCAACACGCTTTCACGGCTTCTTTGAAGACTGCATGGAGATGTATGCTGATGCTCAAACCGTTGCTGAGTATCTAGACGCGCACCAAGGATGGTTTTGCCGCTGCGCCCACCCCATGAAAGCCGAACCGATCGGAGAGAATGGCTACGCCTTGACGGTAGGGCGCTTTGGTTCCTTTGGCTATCAGGTGGAACCCAAGGTTGGTTTGGAATTGCTACCAGCCCACGAAGGTATTTACCGTATCCGAACTATACCAGTACCCGATTACGTTGCTCCTGGTTATGATGTTGACTTTAATGCCACTCAATGCTTAGTGGAAACAACGACAAGCGATTTGGATGAAGGATTAGTGGCCTTATTGGGGCGCAATGCGAAATTAACAAGGATAGAATGGCAGCTAGATTTAGTTGTAACCATTCACTTTCCTAGATTTATTTACCGCTTGCCCACGTCTTTGATTCAAAGCACAGGCGATCGCCTATTAGCCCAAATTGTCCGCCAAGTCAACCGCCGCTTGACTCACAAAGTGCAGCAAGACTTTCACTCAACTTTGGGCTTGCCAATGCCCCATAAATCTAAGAAGTTTGCAGCTTAA
- a CDS encoding metal-sensing transcriptional repressor has translation MIGSKDEILFTSDKNEHSGSSDDRHIHADRSHGEGSPHPHVHSEESLRRIVNRLSRIEGHIRGIKSMVQESRACPDVLVQIAAVRGALDRVARMILDEHLTECIARAAKEGNIEVEIEELKAALDRFLP, from the coding sequence ATGATTGGATCTAAAGACGAAATTTTATTTACCTCCGACAAAAATGAACATTCTGGCTCTAGCGACGATCGCCATATCCACGCCGATCGTTCTCATGGGGAAGGGAGTCCCCATCCGCACGTTCACTCTGAAGAATCCCTGCGCCGGATTGTCAACCGTCTATCTCGGATAGAAGGTCATATCCGGGGCATTAAGTCAATGGTACAGGAGAGTCGTGCCTGTCCTGATGTGCTGGTACAGATTGCCGCAGTTCGGGGTGCGTTGGATCGAGTGGCGAGAATGATTTTAGACGAACATTTAACTGAATGTATCGCCCGCGCTGCAAAAGAAGGCAATATCGAAGTGGAAATTGAAGAGTTAAAGGCAGCTTTGGATCGATTTTTGCCTTAA
- a CDS encoding SDR family oxidoreductase, whose translation MKVFVAGATGETGRRIVKELVDRNIPVRALVRDLDKARAILPEAAELVVGDVLNTDSLNTAIADSTAILCATGASPSFDPTGPYKVDYEGTKNLVDAAKAKGIEHFVLVTSLCTSQLFHPLNLFWLILVWKKQAEEYVEKSGLTYTIVRPGGLQNDENPYPVVMSAVDTLFDGRIPRTKVAQVCVEALFQPSARNKIVEVIAKAEAPQKNWQELFAGVA comes from the coding sequence ATGAAAGTATTTGTAGCAGGGGCAACAGGGGAAACTGGTCGCAGGATTGTAAAAGAGCTGGTCGATCGCAATATACCCGTCCGGGCTTTAGTCCGAGACTTAGACAAAGCTAGGGCAATTCTACCTGAGGCAGCGGAGTTAGTTGTAGGCGATGTCCTAAATACAGACAGCCTCAACACCGCCATAGCTGATAGCACTGCAATACTCTGTGCTACGGGTGCCAGTCCCAGCTTCGATCCCACGGGGCCATACAAGGTAGATTACGAGGGCACCAAAAATCTGGTGGACGCTGCCAAAGCCAAGGGAATTGAGCATTTTGTGCTGGTTACGTCTTTGTGTACCTCCCAACTGTTCCATCCATTGAATTTATTTTGGCTAATTTTGGTGTGGAAAAAGCAAGCAGAAGAGTATGTTGAGAAAAGTGGCTTAACGTACACGATCGTCCGTCCCGGTGGCTTACAAAATGACGAAAATCCATACCCAGTTGTGATGTCTGCCGTTGACACGCTGTTTGATGGACGCATTCCCCGCACTAAAGTGGCGCAAGTGTGTGTTGAGGCACTATTTCAACCGTCGGCTCGAAATAAAATTGTGGAAGTTATTGCCAAGGCAGAGGCTCCGCAAAAAAATTGGCAGGAACTATTCGCTGGTGTGGCTTAA
- a CDS encoding DUF4079 domain-containing protein, with amino-acid sequence MSLEIPASVKVWSQFIHPTVMWVLLATAIYALYLGIQVIRTRNAEGEAKKELIKGRYNIRHYQIGSLLLALMVVFTVFGMGVTYINNDKLFVQPHLLVGLTMTSLIATSAALSPLMQKGNDLARYSHIFLNVVLLGFFGWQAVSGMEILLRIISKM; translated from the coding sequence ATGAGCTTGGAAATCCCCGCATCCGTTAAAGTTTGGAGCCAATTCATACATCCCACTGTAATGTGGGTGTTGTTAGCCACAGCCATCTATGCCTTGTACCTGGGCATTCAAGTCATACGTACCAGAAACGCAGAAGGGGAAGCCAAGAAAGAGTTAATCAAGGGCAGGTATAACATCCGACACTACCAAATCGGTTCTTTGCTCTTGGCGTTGATGGTTGTATTCACAGTTTTCGGTATGGGCGTTACCTACATTAACAACGACAAGCTGTTTGTTCAGCCTCACCTGCTGGTAGGATTAACCATGACAAGTTTAATTGCGACTTCCGCCGCTCTTTCTCCTTTGATGCAGAAAGGCAACGATTTGGCTCGCTACAGCCACATTTTCCTAAATGTGGTTCTTTTGGGATTTTTTGGGTGGCAAGCGGTGAGCGGCATGGAAATCCTGCTAAGGATTATTAGCAAAATGTGA
- a CDS encoding ankyrin repeat domain-containing protein, translating into MTSTLDKDVLLRRAAQNGEIDRVQALLAEGANINATDKDGTTALMFAARNGYAEIVQDLLEAGANVNQPRRLYKLTALMLAAARGQVDVVETLVASGADVNAKNVDGSTALMISALKGHSDAVKLLLAAGADVNIKDKDDDTALTIAAEHGHADVVQALLEAGADVNVNSGGETALTLAAGQNYVQTVEVLLACGADVNARNQEKRTALMLAAESGYMAIAQQLLAASADVNVKDKEGETALTLAADQGHTAIVLALLDAGADANTNNLDGWTALMAAAAGGYTAIVTALLDKGTAIDAKDADGETALHLAVVEGYAEVVGVLLNRGADVQVRNELGDTALHLAALQDYSNIVANLRQKGADSNAKNFGETALTIAVSHRNIDTVKVLLDSGADANVPDDGGKTALIKASEYGDTDIVQLLISADADVNLQDSTGATALIWAASRGYADAVKVLLDAGTDANLKNQGGSTALMMAEFNGHPNVVKLLKAAGADD; encoded by the coding sequence ATGACTTCCACATTAGATAAAGATGTCTTATTAAGACGGGCGGCTCAAAACGGTGAAATCGATCGAGTACAAGCGCTACTCGCTGAGGGTGCTAACATCAACGCCACAGACAAAGACGGCACCACTGCATTGATGTTTGCCGCCCGCAATGGTTACGCAGAAATTGTCCAGGATCTGCTGGAAGCCGGTGCAAACGTCAACCAGCCCAGAAGATTGTACAAGCTGACAGCTTTAATGTTGGCAGCTGCTAGGGGGCAGGTTGATGTCGTTGAGACTTTGGTGGCTAGCGGCGCTGACGTAAATGCCAAAAATGTTGACGGTAGCACCGCTTTAATGATATCGGCGCTGAAAGGTCATAGTGACGCGGTAAAGCTCTTGCTGGCTGCTGGTGCTGATGTCAATATCAAAGACAAGGATGACGATACTGCTTTGACTATAGCAGCGGAACACGGCCACGCAGATGTCGTACAAGCATTGCTGGAAGCTGGTGCTGATGTAAATGTAAATAGTGGTGGGGAAACGGCTTTAACTCTAGCAGCAGGTCAAAATTACGTCCAAACAGTTGAGGTACTGTTAGCTTGCGGGGCGGATGTGAATGCAAGGAACCAGGAGAAGAGAACTGCCCTGATGTTAGCAGCAGAGTCGGGTTATATGGCGATCGCGCAGCAGTTGTTGGCTGCATCCGCTGATGTTAATGTCAAAGACAAAGAGGGTGAGACGGCTTTGACTCTGGCAGCCGATCAGGGACATACTGCGATCGTGCTTGCACTGCTAGACGCCGGTGCTGACGCGAATACCAACAATTTAGATGGGTGGACGGCACTTATGGCAGCAGCAGCCGGAGGTTACACTGCCATTGTCACCGCTTTGCTCGACAAAGGTACTGCGATCGACGCTAAAGATGCTGATGGCGAAACGGCTTTACACCTGGCTGTTGTCGAGGGCTATGCTGAGGTGGTGGGGGTTTTACTCAACCGGGGGGCTGATGTCCAGGTGAGAAATGAACTTGGAGATACAGCTCTGCACTTAGCAGCTTTGCAAGATTACAGCAATATTGTGGCAAATCTGCGGCAAAAGGGAGCGGATAGCAATGCCAAAAACTTTGGCGAGACAGCTTTAACGATCGCAGTATCTCACAGAAACATTGACACGGTAAAAGTACTGTTGGATAGCGGTGCTGATGCTAACGTGCCTGATGATGGCGGAAAAACTGCCTTGATAAAGGCATCTGAATATGGTGATACCGACATCGTGCAGCTTTTAATTTCAGCAGATGCCGATGTCAATCTTCAAGATAGTACTGGTGCTACTGCCTTAATCTGGGCGGCTTCGCGGGGTTATGCCGACGCAGTAAAAGTTTTGCTCGACGCGGGTACTGATGCAAATCTAAAAAACCAAGGCGGCAGTACCGCTTTGATGATGGCTGAATTTAACGGTCATCCCAACGTTGTCAAATTGCTTAAAGCCGCTGGGGCTGATGATTGA
- a CDS encoding HhoA/HhoB/HtrA family serine endopeptidase — translation MRIEKFYLLLGQICRYGLASLLGALLILGILGVSPSLASPPNANAPTLPQPSNVAQLTNTRHSTSFVTAAVNRVGGAVVRIDIERTVTRRIDPFFDDPFFRRFFGEDYMQRSPQQELLRGQGSGFIIDKSGIILTNAHVVDKADKVTVTLKDGRTFEGQVRGADEITDLAVVKIDTSSDLPVATLGDSAQVQVGDWAIAVGNPLGLDNTVTLGIVSTLHRSSTEVGIPDKRLDFIQTDAAINPGNSGGPLLNEDGEVIGINTAIRAGAMGIGFAIPIDKAKDIALALARGVHIAHPYVGIQMLTLTPELAKENNKDPNSTITVPEIQGVLIVRVVPNSPAAASGLKKGDTVVEIDGTPVTTATALQNIVESSRVGKVLTASVWRAGEIKQIQVKTGEM, via the coding sequence ATGCGAATTGAGAAATTTTATCTCCTCCTGGGTCAAATTTGTCGTTATGGACTTGCCAGCCTTCTGGGGGCACTTCTGATCTTGGGCATACTAGGAGTGTCGCCATCTCTTGCAAGCCCCCCCAACGCGAATGCCCCAACGCTACCGCAGCCCAGCAATGTGGCACAGCTTACAAACACAAGGCACAGCACCAGTTTTGTGACAGCAGCGGTGAATCGGGTTGGTGGAGCAGTTGTCAGAATTGATATAGAACGCACGGTTACCCGACGCATCGATCCGTTTTTTGACGATCCATTTTTCCGGCGTTTTTTTGGAGAAGATTATATGCAGCGTAGCCCGCAGCAAGAGTTACTGCGGGGTCAGGGTTCGGGCTTTATCATCGATAAAAGTGGAATTATTCTCACCAATGCTCATGTTGTTGACAAAGCCGATAAAGTCACCGTGACATTGAAGGATGGACGTACATTTGAAGGGCAAGTCCGGGGCGCTGATGAAATAACAGATTTGGCTGTAGTAAAAATTGATACCTCTTCAGATTTACCTGTAGCAACCCTGGGAGATTCAGCCCAGGTGCAGGTGGGAGATTGGGCTATAGCAGTTGGCAACCCCTTGGGACTCGACAACACCGTCACCCTTGGCATCGTCAGCACGCTGCATCGTTCTTCTACAGAAGTCGGCATTCCAGATAAGCGACTAGACTTCATTCAAACTGATGCAGCTATCAATCCCGGTAATTCCGGTGGGCCGCTTTTAAATGAAGACGGGGAAGTGATTGGCATTAACACAGCTATTCGTGCTGGTGCGATGGGTATTGGCTTTGCTATTCCTATAGACAAAGCGAAGGATATTGCTCTAGCCTTAGCACGCGGCGTTCATATTGCTCATCCTTATGTGGGGATTCAAATGCTTACCTTAACCCCAGAATTAGCCAAGGAGAATAACAAAGACCCTAATTCTACTATTACAGTTCCAGAAATTCAAGGGGTGTTGATCGTAAGAGTTGTGCCTAATTCTCCTGCTGCTGCTTCGGGTCTTAAGAAGGGAGATACCGTAGTTGAAATTGACGGCACTCCCGTTACTACAGCTACAGCTTTGCAAAATATTGTTGAATCTTCTCGTGTAGGCAAAGTATTAACCGCTTCTGTCTGGCGGGCGGGTGAAATTAAGCAGATTCAGGTGAAGACAGGAGAGATGTAA
- a CDS encoding DNA-directed RNA polymerase subunit beta': MTEDLVFRNRIVDKAQLKRLMEWSFTHLGTARTAQMADKLKELGFRYATRAGVSISVDDLQVPESKVRLLEEAEEEIRLTEQRYTRGEITEVERFQKVIDTWNSTSELLKEECVRNFKKNNPLNSVYMMAFSGARGNISQVRQLVGMRGLMADPQGEIIDLPIKTNFREGLTVTEYIISSYGARKGLVDTALRTADSGYLTRRLVDVSQDVIIREFDCGTTRGVTMRSMTDGDRILIPLKDRLMGRVLAQDVLHPATKIVMATRNQPIDTELVERIAAAKVEEVILRSPLTCVAARSVCQYCYGWSLAHASMVDLGEAVGIIAAQSIGEPGTQLTMRTFHTGGVFTGEMARQVRATAAGVVHYANGLRTRPFRTRHGEEAQVAETNGDLAIVPEDSKQKPKNALFTIPIIQGSIILVPDRATVLSNQILAEIPITGRNVRRATEKAVKDVASDLAGEVKFADLLPEEKTDRQGNTTRIAGRGGLVWILSGEVYNLPPGAEPTVKNGDKVQPASVLAETKLISEHGGSVRLPQENRGSSQGREIEIITASVLLDTAKVRVESYQGRDHYLIETVNGEAFSLKATPGTKVQNNQVVAELIDSSYRTQTGGIIKYAGVDVAKRGKAKQGYEVIKGGTLLWIPEETHEVNKDISLLLVEDGQFVEAGTEVVKDIFCSVSGVVEVVQKNDILREITIKPGDLHMVEDPTEVIAQTATVVNPGQEVMPGLAATELRYAEYVETPEGPALLLRPIVEYAIPDRPSVPTQRGSRDSEFLSALTGLELRAVQRLPYKDGERVKSVEGLELLRTQLVLEIGKDAPQLAADIELVSDEEDSQIWRLQLVILESLVIRRDVAADATQGSTHTRLLVRDGERIPAGAVVARTEIQCKEAGEVRGIREGSEAIRRILVVRDADTLAVSTKGQKPTVSLGDLLIAGATICQTVDSNSTANTSIRTEESGQVVEINNEYLILRIARPYRVSNGAVLHIDDGDLVQRGDNLVLLVFERTKTGDIIQGLPRIEELLEARKPKEACILARRPSTIQMVYGDDDPDEIKALEEDGTIAEYPLGPGQNLIVSDGQEVKVGEPLTDGPSNPHEILEIFFDFNRERMGIYEAALTSLRATQTFLVNEVQSVYQSQGIDISDKHIEVIVRQMTSKVRIDDGGDTTMLPGELVELRQVEQVNEAMSITGGAPAEYTPVLLGITKASLNTDSFISAASFQETTRVLTEAAIEGKSDWLRGLKENVIIGRLIPAGTGFNAYEEMNSPDIDLAYETAVLDDEPGEVVLDDRTARAYRVESGLDSIWHQSDLSSAPLAPNAAGDGVADGYGSRSSSNNSGSYNNRPNSNFPSSILEDDELIDDELIDDDEEDDEDDIE, encoded by the coding sequence ATGACAGAAGATTTGGTATTTCGCAATCGCATTGTGGATAAAGCTCAGCTGAAGCGTCTGATGGAGTGGTCCTTCACCCATCTGGGAACTGCTCGCACCGCCCAAATGGCAGACAAGCTGAAAGAGCTTGGTTTTCGCTACGCCACCAGGGCCGGGGTATCCATCTCTGTGGACGACTTGCAGGTGCCGGAGAGCAAAGTCCGGCTGCTGGAAGAAGCAGAGGAAGAGATTCGCCTGACAGAACAGCGCTATACGCGGGGAGAGATCACGGAAGTGGAGCGCTTCCAAAAAGTGATCGATACCTGGAACAGCACGAGCGAATTGCTCAAAGAAGAGTGCGTGAGGAACTTCAAGAAAAACAATCCCCTCAATTCCGTCTACATGATGGCTTTTTCTGGGGCGCGGGGGAATATTTCGCAGGTGCGCCAATTGGTTGGGATGCGGGGATTGATGGCAGACCCCCAAGGGGAAATCATCGACTTGCCCATCAAGACTAATTTTCGGGAAGGTTTGACAGTAACGGAATATATTATTTCGTCTTATGGGGCTCGAAAGGGGTTAGTGGATACCGCACTGAGAACAGCGGATTCGGGATATTTGACCAGAAGGTTAGTAGACGTATCGCAGGATGTGATTATCCGCGAGTTCGATTGCGGGACGACGCGGGGCGTGACGATGCGGAGCATGACAGATGGCGATCGCATCCTTATCCCCCTGAAAGACCGGCTCATGGGTCGGGTGCTGGCCCAAGATGTGTTGCATCCTGCCACAAAGATAGTGATGGCGACCCGCAACCAACCTATTGATACCGAACTGGTGGAAAGAATTGCAGCGGCGAAAGTAGAGGAAGTGATATTGCGATCGCCCCTAACATGCGTTGCCGCCCGCAGCGTCTGTCAATACTGCTACGGTTGGAGTCTCGCCCACGCCTCAATGGTGGATCTGGGCGAAGCAGTGGGCATCATCGCCGCACAATCTATTGGCGAACCGGGCACCCAGCTCACCATGAGAACTTTTCACACCGGCGGCGTCTTCACCGGCGAAATGGCTCGTCAGGTACGCGCCACCGCAGCAGGAGTTGTCCACTACGCCAACGGCCTACGAACCAGACCATTCCGAACTCGCCACGGAGAAGAAGCGCAGGTGGCGGAAACGAACGGAGATCTGGCAATAGTGCCGGAAGATAGTAAGCAAAAACCCAAGAACGCCCTGTTTACCATCCCCATCATTCAAGGCTCCATCATCTTAGTGCCCGATCGAGCCACAGTCCTCTCCAACCAAATCCTCGCCGAAATCCCCATCACTGGGCGCAACGTCCGCCGCGCCACCGAGAAAGCAGTGAAGGATGTGGCTTCCGACTTGGCCGGAGAAGTGAAATTTGCAGACTTGTTGCCAGAGGAAAAGACCGATCGCCAAGGCAACACAACCCGCATCGCCGGACGCGGTGGCTTAGTCTGGATATTGAGCGGCGAAGTCTATAACCTGCCCCCAGGCGCTGAACCCACCGTGAAAAATGGCGATAAAGTGCAGCCCGCCAGCGTATTGGCAGAAACCAAGCTGATCTCCGAACACGGAGGTTCCGTTCGTCTCCCCCAAGAAAACAGAGGTTCATCACAGGGACGAGAAATTGAAATTATTACAGCTTCCGTTTTGCTGGATACCGCCAAAGTTCGGGTGGAAAGTTATCAAGGTCGCGATCATTATTTGATTGAGACAGTGAATGGAGAAGCTTTTTCTCTGAAGGCTACTCCGGGAACTAAAGTTCAAAATAATCAAGTTGTGGCTGAGTTGATTGACTCCAGCTATCGCACTCAAACCGGTGGCATCATCAAATATGCCGGAGTTGATGTTGCCAAACGGGGTAAAGCAAAGCAAGGTTACGAAGTAATCAAAGGTGGCACCCTTCTGTGGATACCTGAAGAAACTCACGAAGTAAACAAAGATATCTCCTTACTTTTGGTAGAGGACGGTCAATTTGTCGAAGCCGGAACCGAAGTAGTGAAAGATATCTTTTGCAGCGTCAGCGGCGTCGTGGAAGTTGTCCAGAAAAACGATATCCTGCGGGAAATAACAATCAAACCCGGCGACCTGCATATGGTCGAAGACCCAACAGAGGTTATCGCCCAAACCGCCACAGTCGTCAATCCGGGACAAGAAGTTATGCCGGGATTAGCAGCAACCGAACTTCGCTATGCCGAATATGTAGAAACTCCCGAAGGACCCGCCCTGCTTTTGCGACCGATCGTCGAATATGCCATCCCCGATCGACCCTCAGTTCCCACACAAAGAGGCAGCCGCGACAGTGAATTCCTCTCTGCCCTAACTGGTCTCGAATTGCGGGCCGTGCAGCGTTTGCCCTACAAAGATGGAGAGCGCGTGAAATCCGTTGAGGGTTTGGAATTGCTCCGAACTCAGTTGGTTTTGGAGATTGGCAAAGACGCTCCCCAGTTGGCCGCTGATATTGAGTTGGTATCCGATGAAGAAGATTCCCAGATATGGCGGCTGCAACTCGTCATCTTGGAATCCTTAGTTATTCGTCGGGATGTAGCCGCAGACGCAACCCAAGGCAGCACCCATACTCGATTATTAGTGCGCGATGGAGAAAGGATTCCCGCAGGAGCCGTAGTCGCTCGGACGGAAATCCAATGCAAAGAAGCCGGGGAAGTACGGGGCATCCGAGAAGGATCTGAAGCCATTCGCCGGATATTGGTAGTGCGGGATGCAGATACTCTGGCTGTAAGCACCAAAGGTCAAAAGCCGACCGTCTCTCTTGGCGACCTGCTCATAGCGGGAGCCACCATCTGCCAAACAGTAGATTCCAACTCAACCGCCAATACATCTATTCGCACCGAAGAATCTGGGCAAGTAGTAGAAATCAACAATGAGTACCTTATATTGCGAATCGCTCGCCCTTACCGCGTATCCAACGGCGCAGTTCTCCATATCGACGACGGGGATTTAGTACAGCGGGGCGACAACTTAGTACTGCTCGTCTTTGAACGCACTAAAACGGGCGATATTATCCAAGGTTTGCCCCGGATTGAAGAATTGTTAGAAGCTCGCAAACCGAAGGAAGCCTGCATCCTAGCTCGTCGTCCCAGCACCATCCAAATGGTCTACGGAGATGATGACCCCGATGAAATCAAGGCCCTGGAAGAAGATGGTACGATCGCGGAATACCCCCTCGGTCCGGGTCAAAACCTAATTGTCTCGGACGGTCAAGAGGTGAAGGTGGGAGAACCTCTGACAGACGGTCCCTCCAATCCTCACGAAATTCTGGAGATTTTCTTCGATTTCAACCGAGAACGAATGGGAATCTACGAAGCCGCTTTGACGAGTCTGCGGGCTACTCAAACTTTCCTTGTCAATGAGGTTCAATCCGTCTACCAGTCTCAAGGAATTGATATCTCTGACAAGCATATCGAAGTTATTGTCCGTCAGATGACTTCCAAAGTACGCATAGACGATGGCGGTGACACGACTATGCTTCCAGGAGAATTGGTGGAACTTCGCCAAGTTGAGCAAGTTAATGAGGCTATGTCTATTACTGGTGGAGCTCCTGCCGAATATACGCCTGTTCTGCTGGGGATTACAAAGGCATCTCTCAATACAGATAGCTTTATCTCAGCCGCCAGTTTCCAAGAAACTACGCGGGTGCTGACTGAGGCGGCTATAGAAGGTAAATCCGACTGGTTGCGCGGCTTGAAAGAAAACGTAATCATCGGGCGCTTGATTCCAGCAGGAACTGGTTTCAATGCCTACGAGGAGATGAATTCTCCAGACATAGATTTGGCTTACGAAACTGCGGTCTTAGACGATGAGCCGGGGGAGGTGGTTCTAGATGACCGAACTGCTCGCGCATACCGGGTGGAATCAGGGTTGGACAGTATTTGGCACCAATCCGATCTAAGTTCTGCTCCTCTTGCTCCTAATGCGGCGGGAGATGGGGTGGCTGATGGATATGGGTCGCGCTCTAGCTCTAACAATTCAGGAAGTTACAACAATCGCCCCAACTCCAATTTTCCTTCTTCTATCCTCGAAGATGATGAACTGATTGATGATGAATTGATTGATGACGACGAGGAGGACGACGAAGACGATATCGAGTAA